One window of the Natrinema sp. HArc-T2 genome contains the following:
- the yjjX gene encoding inosine/xanthosine triphosphatase, which produces MKLAVGSTNPVKVDAVERTLEPYEPTVVAVDVDSGVGEQPWSIEETVAGAENRARRALAATDADYGVGLEGGVARLEGVPGLSLIMWGAVTDGDRLERGSGPALRLPDSVAERVDAGAELGPVMDDLLGTDGLAESEGAAGALTAGLTDRTRALGEAVACSIGPFLTAYYGGDD; this is translated from the coding sequence ATGAAGCTTGCAGTCGGCAGTACAAACCCTGTCAAGGTCGACGCAGTCGAGCGAACGCTCGAGCCATACGAACCGACCGTCGTCGCCGTTGACGTCGACTCCGGGGTGGGCGAACAGCCGTGGTCGATCGAGGAAACCGTCGCCGGCGCCGAGAACCGCGCCCGGCGAGCGCTTGCGGCGACCGATGCCGACTATGGCGTCGGGCTCGAGGGAGGGGTGGCGCGACTCGAGGGCGTGCCGGGACTCTCGTTGATCATGTGGGGAGCCGTGACCGACGGCGATCGACTGGAGCGTGGCAGTGGCCCGGCACTGCGGCTTCCCGACAGCGTCGCCGAGCGGGTTGACGCCGGTGCGGAGTTGGGGCCGGTGATGGACGACCTGCTCGGAACTGACGGCCTCGCCGAATCCGAGGGTGCTGCAGGCGCGCTGACGGCTGGGCTGACCGATCGAACACGGGCACTCGGTGAAGCGGTCGCGTGTTCGATCGGCCCGTTTCTCACGGCGTATTACGGCGGCGACGATTGA
- a CDS encoding HAD family hydrolase, giving the protein MTTVLFDMDGVLLEEPRTDPQVYADAADAALAELGAEPTPAQRRDFRTHEYERIRTHCEELGIDPARFWTLKETHASSGTHDRLRSGERGIYEDVAAIRELTDRTTTGLVTNNRQETAEFVTEFVGIDFDVVRGRDPTLEGYERRKPDPYYLEEALAELDVSDGLYVGDSPKDVVAGQAAGLETAFLRRSHNRERECPPNATYELESLTEVLSVIDEPVL; this is encoded by the coding sequence ATGACGACGGTACTGTTCGACATGGACGGGGTCCTCCTCGAGGAGCCACGCACGGACCCGCAGGTATACGCCGACGCAGCGGACGCGGCCCTCGCCGAACTGGGAGCCGAACCGACGCCGGCCCAGCGTCGCGACTTTAGAACCCACGAGTACGAACGGATTCGGACACACTGCGAGGAGCTCGGAATCGATCCGGCACGGTTCTGGACACTGAAGGAGACACACGCCTCGAGTGGCACGCACGACCGCCTTCGGTCGGGTGAGCGCGGCATCTACGAAGACGTTGCGGCGATCCGCGAACTGACCGATCGAACTACGACCGGTCTGGTCACCAACAATCGCCAGGAAACAGCCGAGTTCGTCACGGAATTCGTGGGAATCGATTTCGACGTCGTTCGCGGGCGCGATCCGACACTCGAGGGCTACGAACGCCGCAAGCCAGATCCGTACTACCTCGAGGAGGCACTCGCCGAGCTTGACGTCTCCGACGGGCTCTACGTCGGCGACTCCCCGAAAGATGTCGTCGCCGGACAGGCGGCTGGCCTCGAGACCGCGTTCCTCCGGCGGTCGCACAACCGCGAGCGCGAGTGTCCGCCGAACGCGACCTACGAACTCGAGTCACTGACCGAGGTGCTGTCGGTCATCGACGAACCAGTACTGTAA